Proteins encoded by one window of Streptomyces uncialis:
- a CDS encoding xanthine dehydrogenase family protein molybdopterin-binding subunit — MSNEAGGTAGSATPAPDPLPHGLGTSLPSPHARAKTEGTFPYAADLWAEGLLWAAVLRSPHPHARIVSIDTSHARVMPGVRAVITHEDVPGTTVHGRRVKDRPVFASEVVRHHGEPIAAVAADHPDTARMAAAAVIVEYEVLEPVIDPEKAFSAEPLHPDGNLIRHIPLRHGDPDVTGEVVVEGVYRIGRQDPAPIGAEAGLAVPRPDGGVELYVASTDPHNDRDLAAACYGLDPERVKVVVTGVPGATADREDPGFQLPLGLLALKTGCPVKLTATREESFLGHAHRHPTLLRYRHHADADGRLVKVEAQVLLDAGAYADTSAEALAAAVSFACGPYVVPHAFVEGWAVRTNNPPSGHMRGEGALQVCAAYEAQMDKLARKLGADPADVRLRNVLATGDVLPTGQTVTCPAPVAELLGAVRDFPLPALPKDTPEDEWLLPGGPEGAGDPSAIRRGVGYGLGMVHMLGAEGTDEVSTATVKVHDGVATVICAAVETGQGFSTLARQIVQDTLGVDEVHIAPVDTDQPPAGAACRGRHTWVSGGAVERAAKMVRTQLLQPLAHKFGMSTELLQITDGKITSYDGVLSTTVSEALDGKELWATAQCRPHPTEPLDEDGQGDAFVGLAFCAIRAVVDVDIELGSVRVVELAVAQDVGRILNPAQLNARIEAGVTQGLGAALTENLRTPRGLIRHPDLTGYALPTSLDAPDIRIVKLVEERDVVAPFGAKAASAVPVVTCPAAIASAVRAATGRPVTRLPIRPQAAVVTTTA; from the coding sequence GTGAGCAACGAAGCAGGGGGCACGGCCGGTTCCGCGACCCCCGCCCCCGACCCCCTGCCGCACGGACTCGGCACCTCGCTGCCGTCACCCCACGCGCGCGCGAAGACCGAGGGCACCTTCCCCTACGCCGCCGACCTGTGGGCCGAGGGACTGCTGTGGGCCGCCGTCCTGCGCTCACCGCACCCCCACGCGCGCATCGTGTCCATCGACACCTCCCACGCGCGGGTGATGCCCGGCGTCCGCGCCGTCATCACCCATGAGGACGTTCCCGGGACGACCGTCCACGGCCGCCGCGTCAAGGACCGTCCCGTCTTCGCCTCCGAGGTCGTCCGCCACCACGGCGAGCCCATCGCCGCCGTCGCCGCCGACCACCCCGACACCGCCCGGATGGCCGCCGCCGCCGTCATCGTCGAGTACGAGGTGCTGGAACCCGTCATCGACCCGGAGAAGGCGTTCTCCGCCGAACCCCTCCACCCCGACGGCAACCTCATCCGCCACATCCCGCTGCGCCACGGCGACCCCGACGTCACCGGCGAGGTCGTCGTGGAGGGCGTCTACCGCATCGGCCGCCAGGACCCCGCCCCCATCGGCGCCGAGGCCGGACTGGCCGTACCGCGCCCCGACGGCGGTGTGGAGCTGTACGTGGCCTCCACCGACCCGCACAACGACCGGGACCTCGCCGCCGCCTGCTACGGACTCGACCCCGAGCGCGTCAAGGTCGTCGTCACCGGCGTGCCCGGCGCCACCGCCGACCGCGAGGACCCCGGCTTCCAGCTCCCGCTCGGACTGCTCGCCCTCAAGACGGGCTGCCCCGTCAAACTCACCGCCACGCGCGAGGAGTCCTTCCTCGGGCACGCGCACCGCCACCCCACCCTGCTGCGCTACCGCCACCACGCCGACGCGGACGGCCGCCTGGTCAAGGTCGAGGCACAGGTGCTCCTCGACGCGGGCGCCTACGCCGACACCTCCGCCGAGGCGCTCGCCGCCGCCGTGTCGTTCGCCTGCGGCCCCTACGTCGTGCCCCACGCCTTCGTCGAGGGCTGGGCCGTACGCACCAACAACCCGCCCTCCGGGCACATGCGCGGCGAGGGCGCCCTCCAGGTGTGCGCCGCCTACGAGGCGCAGATGGACAAGCTCGCCCGCAAGCTCGGCGCCGACCCCGCCGACGTACGGCTGCGCAACGTCCTCGCCACCGGCGACGTCCTGCCGACGGGGCAGACCGTCACCTGCCCCGCGCCCGTCGCGGAGCTCCTCGGCGCGGTACGCGACTTCCCGCTGCCCGCCCTGCCCAAGGACACCCCCGAGGACGAATGGCTGCTGCCCGGCGGCCCCGAGGGCGCGGGGGATCCCTCCGCGATCCGCCGGGGCGTCGGCTACGGCCTCGGCATGGTCCATATGCTCGGTGCCGAGGGCACCGACGAGGTGTCCACCGCCACCGTCAAGGTCCACGACGGGGTCGCCACCGTCATCTGCGCCGCCGTCGAGACCGGCCAGGGCTTCAGCACCCTCGCCCGGCAGATCGTCCAGGACACCCTGGGCGTGGACGAGGTGCACATCGCCCCCGTCGACACGGACCAGCCCCCCGCGGGCGCCGCCTGCCGGGGCCGCCACACCTGGGTGTCCGGCGGAGCCGTCGAGCGGGCCGCGAAGATGGTCCGCACCCAGCTCCTCCAGCCGCTGGCCCACAAGTTCGGCATGTCCACCGAACTCCTCCAGATCACCGACGGGAAGATCACCTCCTACGACGGCGTCCTGTCGACCACCGTCAGCGAGGCGCTCGACGGCAAGGAACTCTGGGCCACCGCGCAGTGCCGCCCGCACCCCACCGAGCCCCTGGACGAGGACGGCCAGGGCGACGCCTTCGTGGGCCTCGCGTTCTGCGCCATCCGCGCGGTGGTCGACGTCGACATCGAACTCGGCTCCGTACGCGTCGTGGAACTCGCCGTCGCCCAGGACGTCGGCCGCATCCTCAACCCGGCCCAGCTCAACGCCCGTATCGAGGCCGGGGTCACCCAGGGGCTCGGCGCCGCCCTCACCGAGAACCTGCGCACCCCGCGCGGGCTGATCCGCCACCCCGACCTCACCGGCTACGCCCTGCCCACGTCCCTCGACGCACCCGACATCCGGATCGTCAAGCTGGTCGAGGAACGTGATGTGGTCGCTCCGTTCGGGGCGAAGGCGGCCAGCGCGGTTCCCGTGGTGACATGCCCCGCGGCCATCGCGTCGGCCGTCCGCGCGGCGACCGGCCGCCCGGTCACCCGCCTCCCGATCCGCCCCCAGGCAGCGGTCGTCACCACCACGGCCTGA
- a CDS encoding SUKH-4 family immunity protein, translating to MATTETIRLTEHGLPPSLTHAGTRRFLTRAGLPAREGPLFRFTVLREQGLRTYASLAGVPAAPCDLFVLGELSAPGSGTWVTLDGRTGALFLTGRADPDLPGDPLAPDTRTLLGFESAVADLERTRGRFAAYEGRYGRAAASGATDELLALFQGGTRGAELPAFWWTAALILPLARVPTPGIQLRLDLPGRLLDEEFGAGHVTRCEDADLPAALTHEPTRRFLKDIGLPEEDDSYVFPGLPLRTLTEHHGGWAGLPPHATRLVPVGHLADGTDIVVDGATGEILSWHRSTGRLSPLNSDVSALAFTTWLLRRERVLDEAHDGYLTARAPGRLAEAVRAVLRTTDHPAALHTPTDTDGPAAHWRPWPLLTTVPVECAR from the coding sequence ATGGCCACGACCGAGACGATCAGGCTCACCGAGCACGGGCTGCCGCCGTCGCTCACCCACGCGGGCACCCGGCGGTTCCTCACCAGGGCCGGACTGCCCGCGCGGGAGGGCCCGTTGTTCCGCTTCACGGTGCTCCGCGAGCAGGGCCTGCGGACGTACGCGAGCCTCGCGGGGGTGCCTGCCGCGCCATGCGACCTCTTCGTGCTCGGCGAGCTCTCGGCGCCCGGTTCCGGCACCTGGGTGACGCTCGACGGCCGCACCGGCGCGCTGTTCCTGACCGGCCGGGCCGATCCCGATCTCCCCGGTGACCCGCTGGCGCCCGACACGCGGACCCTGCTCGGCTTCGAGTCGGCCGTCGCCGACCTGGAGCGGACCCGGGGCCGTTTCGCCGCCTACGAGGGCCGCTACGGCCGCGCCGCCGCCTCCGGCGCCACCGACGAGCTGCTGGCCCTCTTCCAGGGCGGTACGCGCGGCGCGGAGCTGCCCGCCTTCTGGTGGACCGCCGCCCTGATCCTCCCGCTGGCCCGGGTCCCCACCCCCGGCATCCAGCTCCGGCTCGACCTCCCGGGGCGGCTGCTGGACGAGGAGTTCGGCGCCGGACACGTCACCCGCTGCGAGGACGCCGACCTGCCCGCCGCCCTCACCCATGAGCCGACGCGCCGCTTCCTGAAGGACATCGGCCTCCCCGAGGAGGACGACAGCTATGTCTTCCCGGGGCTTCCCCTGCGCACCCTCACCGAGCACCACGGCGGCTGGGCCGGACTGCCGCCGCACGCCACCCGGCTGGTCCCCGTCGGCCATCTCGCGGACGGCACGGACATCGTGGTCGACGGCGCCACCGGCGAGATCCTGTCCTGGCACCGGTCCACCGGCCGGCTGTCCCCGCTGAACTCCGATGTGTCGGCGCTGGCGTTCACCACCTGGCTGCTGCGCCGTGAACGCGTCCTGGACGAGGCCCACGACGGGTACCTCACCGCGCGGGCGCCCGGCCGGCTGGCCGAGGCCGTCCGCGCGGTCCTGAGAACCACCGACCATCCGGCCGCCCTGCACACCCCCACGGACACGGACGGCCCGGCCGCCCACTGGCGCCCCTGGCCCCTGCTGACGACGGTCCCGGTGGAGTGCGCGAGGTAG
- a CDS encoding helix-turn-helix domain-containing protein yields the protein MASDRPRTSISAWRPSVPGIAEVFHAHFTDHAYPAHTHDTWDLMILDDGSVDFALDRRRHGATGSTSVLLLPPGVPHDGRTVTASGFRKRNLYLDETVLPQRLAGRAVDAPVLSDGPLRHRIHRLHTALVHAGDGFEAECRLSFIRERLHLHLDALRPREPGREASRLATGLRELLDSRIRAGVSLSEAAAVLHAHPTHLIRCFKQTYGLPPHRYLTGKRVDQARRLLLDGHRPAGVAADVGFHDQAHLSRHFTRHVGTTPARYQRTRTGCAPIPT from the coding sequence ATGGCCTCCGACCGACCCCGTACGTCCATCAGCGCCTGGCGGCCGTCGGTACCCGGGATCGCGGAGGTCTTCCACGCGCACTTCACCGACCACGCGTACCCGGCCCACACCCACGACACTTGGGACCTGATGATCCTCGACGACGGCTCGGTGGACTTCGCACTCGACCGCCGCCGCCATGGGGCGACCGGTTCCACCAGCGTCCTGCTGCTGCCGCCCGGCGTCCCCCACGACGGCCGGACCGTCACGGCGTCAGGCTTCCGCAAGCGCAACCTCTACCTGGACGAGACCGTGCTCCCGCAGCGTCTGGCCGGACGCGCGGTGGACGCTCCCGTCCTCAGCGACGGACCGCTGCGCCATCGGATCCACCGCCTGCACACCGCTCTCGTCCATGCCGGGGACGGGTTCGAAGCCGAATGCCGCCTCTCGTTCATCCGTGAACGGCTCCACCTGCACCTCGACGCGCTCCGGCCCCGCGAACCGGGGCGTGAGGCAAGCCGCCTCGCCACCGGGCTGCGGGAGCTGCTGGACTCACGGATCCGCGCCGGTGTGTCCCTGAGTGAGGCCGCCGCCGTCCTGCACGCCCACCCCACCCACCTGATCCGCTGCTTCAAGCAGACCTACGGCCTGCCGCCGCACCGTTACCTGACCGGCAAGCGCGTCGATCAGGCACGGCGGCTTCTCCTCGACGGCCACCGGCCCGCCGGGGTCGCCGCCGACGTGGGGTTCCATGACCAAGCGCATCTGTCCCGGCACTTCACCCGCCATGTGGGCACCACACCCGCGCGATACCAGCGCACCCGCACCGGCTGCGCCCCGATCCCCACCTGA
- a CDS encoding cupin domain-containing protein — MSEPVAPVNLADKLSRFSELWSQKKVAVLNDYEVKLAKLKGEFVWHTHEDTDELFLVISGRLTIQLRGADVVLEPGELFVVPRGVEHCPMADEETAILLFEPTGTLNTGDAGGPMTKAAELLG, encoded by the coding sequence ATGTCCGAGCCCGTTGCTCCTGTCAACCTCGCCGACAAGCTGTCGCGGTTCAGCGAGCTGTGGTCGCAGAAGAAGGTGGCCGTGCTCAACGACTACGAGGTCAAGCTGGCCAAACTGAAGGGGGAGTTCGTCTGGCACACGCACGAGGACACCGATGAGCTGTTCCTGGTCATCAGCGGGCGGCTCACCATCCAGCTCAGGGGCGCTGATGTGGTGCTGGAACCCGGCGAGTTGTTCGTCGTTCCCCGGGGGGTCGAACACTGCCCGATGGCGGACGAGGAGACCGCGATCCTGTTGTTCGAGCCGACGGGAACGCTCAACACCGGTGACGCGGGAGGACCGATGACGAAGGCGGCCGAACTCCTCGGCTGA